A segment of the Aromatoleum aromaticum EbN1 genome:
CGGCTGCGCCGGCGCCAATTGCGCTTGAGCACTCCTGCCATGAACGATCCCTCCATTGCTGAGCCTGGAGGCAATTGTCCACGTCGATCACGGGCCCAGGAATAACGCCGGTCAGTTACCGCTTACGTGCGGCCGGCCGTGGGCCGAGTTGTCGGCGGCCGACGAGGCCGAGTTGCGCCGGGTGCTGGGGGTCGCCCGGCGTGGACGTGGCGCGAGCGTCGCGAATGTGCCGCCGGATCTGGCGGCGGTGCATCAGGGGCTCAAGCGAAAGAACGTCACGCTGGCGCTGCTGTGGGAAGAGTACGTGCAGACGGCCGACGGGCCGAGCTATCAGTACTCGCGCTTTTGCGACCTGTACCGCGCGTTCGCCCGCACGCTCAAGCGCTCGATGCGCCAGGTGCACCGCGCCGGCGAGAAACTCTTCATCGATTACGCGGGCGACACGGTGCCGATCGTCGACGCCGACACGGGCGAGATTTCGCGCGCGCAGATCTTCGTCGCGGTGCTCGGCGCCTCGAGCTATACGTTCGCCTGCGCCACGGCGACGCAGTCGCAGGCCGACTGGCTGGGCTCGCTCGCGAAGGCGCTCAGCTTCATCGGCGGCGTGCCCGAGCTCGTGGTGCCCGACAATACGCGCTCGCTCATCGGTCAAGCCGACCGCTACGAGCCGCAACTGCAGCGCACCACCGCCGAGTTCGCCGCGCACTACGGCGTGGCGATCCTGCCCGCGCGCCCCTACAAGCCGCAGGACAAGGCCAAGGTCGAAGTCGGCGTACAGATCGTGCAGCGCTGGATTCTGGCGCGGCTGCGGCATCAGCGTTTCTTCTCGCTGGGAGAGTTGAACGAGGCGATCGCCGCGTTACTCGAGCCGCTGAACACGCGTGCCTTCCGGCGCCTGCCAGGCTCGCGCCACGAAGCGTTCGAGACGCTCGATCGGCCGGCGCTGCGCCCGTTGCCCGCCACCGCGTTCCAGTTCGCCCAGTGGAAACGGGCCAAGCCCAATATCGATTACCACGTCGAGTTCGACGGGCATTACTACAGCGTGCCGTATGCGCTCGCCGGCCAAGCGGTGGAGTTGCGCATCACCGCGAGCAGCATCGAATGCTTTGCCGCGGGCCGTCGCGTCGCGGTGCATGCGAGAAGCCACCGGCCCGGCGTCTACTCCACGCTCACCGAGCACATGCCCGCATCGCATCAGGCGCACCGTCAGTGGTCCCCGGGCAAACTCATCGCCTGGGGCGCCACGGTCGGGCCTCACACCGAGCAGGTGGTCAGCCACCAACTCGAACGCATGCCGCACCCCGAGCAGGGCTACCGGGCGTGCCTCGGGCTGATGCGCCTCGGTCGTCAATACGGCAACGAACGCCTCGAAGCCGCGGCGACCCGCGCCGTCACCCTCGGGGCGATGCGTTACCGCAACGTCGCCTCGATCCTCAAGAGCGGGCTCGACCGCGCGCCGCTCCCCGCATCCACTGCGCAGCAAAGCGAGCTCGCGCTACCGGCCGCTCACGAGAACCTGCGCGGGGCGCGCTACTACCACTGATTCCACCCACCGGAGAACATCGATGCTGATGCAACACAGCCTGCAACAACTGCGCACCCTGCGCCTGGAAGGCATGGCCCGCGCCTTCGAGGAGCAGCTCACCCAGCCCGCCATCACCGCGCTCAGCTTCGAGGAGCGTTTCGCCCAGCTCATCGATCGCGAGATCCTGCTGCGCGACGGCAAACGCATCGATCGGCTGCTCAAGGCCGCCCGCATCAAAGCCGCTGCCGCCTGCCTGGAGGACGTCGACTACCGCGCCGGCCGGGGCCTCGAGCGCAGTCAGATCGCCGCGCTCGGAACCGGCCAGTGGATTCGCCACCACCAGAACTGCCTCATCACGGGCCCCACCGGCAGCGGCAAGACGTGGCTCGCCTGCGCGCTCGCCAACGCGGCGTGCCGGCAGGGCCTCGCGGCCTACTACGTGCGTCTGCCGCGGCTCTTCGAAGAGCTGCGCATCGCGCATGCCGATGGCAGCTTCAGCCGACGCCTGATGCAGCTCGCGCGCATGGATCTCATCGTCATCGACGATTGGGGCCTGGCCGCGCCGTCGGCGCAGGAGCGAAGCGACCTGCTGGAGCTGCTCGACGACCGCGTCGGCACGCGTTCGACCGTGATCACCAGCCAGCTGCCGATCGAGCACTGGCACACCTACCTGGGCGACCCGACCTTCGCCGATGCGATCCTCGATCGCGTCGTGCACGCCGCGCACAAGCTCGCCCTCAAGGGCGAGTCGATGAGGAGAAAGGAAAAGGCATGAGGCCGTGCGCGCGAGACGCCTTACCCACAGGCGCCCGCCCGCCAGCGTATGAGGCGCGCTGGCGGCCGCCTGTGGATAAGCCTGCGCCGTGCCCCGAATTGACCGTGATCGTGACCGACACGGTTAGAATCTGAACCCCACGCTTGCGCGCGCCCCCCCCGGT
Coding sequences within it:
- the istA gene encoding IS21 family transposase, which encodes MLSLEAIVHVDHGPRNNAGQLPLTCGRPWAELSAADEAELRRVLGVARRGRGASVANVPPDLAAVHQGLKRKNVTLALLWEEYVQTADGPSYQYSRFCDLYRAFARTLKRSMRQVHRAGEKLFIDYAGDTVPIVDADTGEISRAQIFVAVLGASSYTFACATATQSQADWLGSLAKALSFIGGVPELVVPDNTRSLIGQADRYEPQLQRTTAEFAAHYGVAILPARPYKPQDKAKVEVGVQIVQRWILARLRHQRFFSLGELNEAIAALLEPLNTRAFRRLPGSRHEAFETLDRPALRPLPATAFQFAQWKRAKPNIDYHVEFDGHYYSVPYALAGQAVELRITASSIECFAAGRRVAVHARSHRPGVYSTLTEHMPASHQAHRQWSPGKLIAWGATVGPHTEQVVSHQLERMPHPEQGYRACLGLMRLGRQYGNERLEAAATRAVTLGAMRYRNVASILKSGLDRAPLPASTAQQSELALPAAHENLRGARYYH
- the istB gene encoding IS21-like element ISAzo4 family helper ATPase IstB, whose translation is MLMQHSLQQLRTLRLEGMARAFEEQLTQPAITALSFEERFAQLIDREILLRDGKRIDRLLKAARIKAAAACLEDVDYRAGRGLERSQIAALGTGQWIRHHQNCLITGPTGSGKTWLACALANAACRQGLAAYYVRLPRLFEELRIAHADGSFSRRLMQLARMDLIVIDDWGLAAPSAQERSDLLELLDDRVGTRSTVITSQLPIEHWHTYLGDPTFADAILDRVVHAAHKLALKGESMRRKEKA